A genome region from Bradyrhizobium sp. WSM1417 includes the following:
- a CDS encoding xanthine dehydrogenase family protein molybdopterin-binding subunit — protein sequence MGPSRREFVKWLSAGGISVSLSHLASAAGVPFAAHETLPGRGKFNPATTGAGRVDGVAKVTGAKLYASDFRANDLAGWPQATSHAILVRANDATHVYTGLDLARLGGALKPSVVVTAADLDRIGTQVPEFYAGDLFCPIGKTPLYLGQPVAILIFEKFDAFDQARLALRDGTFVQFGEETGPVIVPDYGAFRFTRVAGPSPDKPDVYSPLQAGWVSPKKVQSAALPVWSPLAKDMPADYAKAAKHGEQIRAELAADDASMLVLDREFETQSVDPMFLEPECGLAWYDGKGGNLELLLGVQSPYEAAESIAHLLAKARAPYKPAHINAQFAHVGGGFGGRDHTPFILYVALAAVCFPGKPVRLAHDRYQQFQAGIKRHAIKMRSRIGIDRATGKIKGFAADHVLDGGGLAHFSASVAVVAATGAIGIYDIPKVDVRTVAVHSRGVSAGSMRGYGILQAMTALEVLIDEAASELKRDPIEFRRRNALPQNGRTMTGNPYIVSVRTPEILDKLEQHPIWQQRAQFKQTSSDRLVGTGVACVTKDYGSGADGSLGRVELGPDGKIVIFCDHVEMGNGVGTALANRVAGHLGAIADEVSVARVDSYDVLGLITSGDPSTMDQKTQNAAEKNPRWVPAISSPTSSSIGAHVGTHSAAEAARVIFRFGLWPAALELWRIAKTDPRAGQWAAASWQNGQLTMPGLEPLGLPALAATAHARGFVTGAVAHSFSRWAWSRARFPLSGEQYRADIDALAIRKGNGKFERINRTSVKFPPTDNNRIGTAYTSMCGTVVRVEIERATGSLRIAKAYSVFECGTALVPEVVMGQAQGGFAMGVGYALLETLPPFEGGPGNGEWNLGRYLVARGSDLPLRDLEIEMLKPQTADEAPKGMAEVVMIPIVPALINAIHDATGHRFRALPVTASLLKGVLA from the coding sequence ATGGGGCCTTCGCGACGTGAGTTCGTGAAGTGGTTGTCGGCGGGAGGCATCTCGGTCAGCCTGTCACATCTGGCGTCCGCGGCGGGCGTGCCCTTCGCAGCGCACGAGACGCTGCCCGGACGCGGCAAGTTCAATCCCGCGACAACGGGCGCCGGCCGTGTCGACGGCGTCGCCAAGGTCACCGGTGCGAAACTTTACGCCTCCGACTTCCGGGCCAACGATCTGGCGGGCTGGCCGCAGGCCACCTCGCACGCCATCCTGGTCCGCGCCAACGACGCCACGCATGTCTATACCGGACTCGACCTCGCCCGCCTCGGCGGCGCGCTCAAGCCGTCGGTGGTGGTGACAGCCGCCGATCTCGATCGGATCGGGACGCAGGTGCCGGAATTCTATGCGGGCGACCTGTTCTGTCCGATCGGCAAGACGCCGCTTTATCTCGGGCAGCCGGTCGCGATTTTGATCTTCGAAAAATTCGACGCCTTCGATCAGGCGCGTCTGGCGCTGCGCGACGGCACGTTCGTCCAATTCGGCGAGGAGACCGGGCCTGTGATCGTGCCCGATTACGGGGCCTTTCGCTTCACCCGCGTGGCAGGTCCCTCGCCTGACAAGCCGGATGTCTATTCGCCGCTCCAGGCCGGCTGGGTCTCGCCCAAGAAGGTGCAAAGCGCGGCGCTGCCGGTGTGGTCGCCGCTCGCGAAGGACATGCCGGCGGATTACGCCAAGGCGGCGAAACATGGCGAGCAGATCCGCGCGGAGCTTGCAGCGGATGACGCCTCCATGCTGGTGCTCGACCGCGAGTTCGAGACGCAATCGGTCGACCCGATGTTCCTGGAGCCGGAATGCGGGCTCGCCTGGTACGACGGCAAGGGCGGCAATCTCGAACTGCTGCTTGGCGTGCAGTCGCCCTACGAGGCGGCGGAGTCGATCGCGCACCTCTTGGCCAAGGCCCGCGCGCCCTACAAGCCGGCGCATATCAACGCGCAGTTCGCCCATGTCGGCGGCGGCTTTGGTGGCCGCGATCACACGCCCTTCATTCTCTATGTTGCGCTCGCGGCGGTCTGCTTTCCCGGCAAGCCGGTGCGGCTGGCGCATGACCGCTACCAGCAGTTTCAGGCCGGCATCAAACGCCACGCGATCAAGATGCGCTCGCGCATCGGCATCGATCGCGCGACCGGCAAGATCAAGGGGTTCGCCGCCGATCACGTGCTCGATGGCGGCGGGCTCGCCCATTTCTCGGCGAGCGTCGCCGTCGTCGCAGCCACCGGCGCCATCGGCATCTACGACATTCCGAAGGTCGACGTCAGGACCGTCGCGGTGCACTCGCGCGGCGTGAGCGCGGGCTCGATGCGGGGCTACGGCATCCTGCAAGCCATGACGGCGCTGGAGGTCCTGATCGACGAAGCCGCCTCCGAGCTCAAGCGCGATCCGATCGAATTCCGGCGGCGCAATGCGCTGCCGCAGAACGGTCGGACCATGACGGGCAATCCTTACATCGTCTCGGTGCGCACGCCCGAAATCCTCGACAAGCTCGAGCAGCACCCGATCTGGCAGCAGCGGGCGCAGTTCAAGCAGACATCCTCGGATCGGCTGGTCGGCACCGGCGTTGCCTGCGTCACGAAAGACTATGGCTCCGGGGCGGACGGCTCGCTCGGCCGTGTCGAGCTTGGACCTGACGGCAAGATCGTGATCTTCTGCGATCATGTCGAGATGGGCAACGGCGTCGGGACGGCGCTGGCCAACCGGGTCGCCGGCCATCTCGGCGCCATCGCCGACGAGGTCTCGGTCGCCCGCGTCGACAGCTATGACGTGCTCGGGCTGATCACATCGGGCGATCCCTCCACCATGGACCAGAAGACCCAGAATGCCGCGGAGAAAAATCCGCGCTGGGTGCCCGCGATCAGCTCGCCAACGAGCTCCTCGATCGGCGCCCATGTCGGCACGCATTCCGCCGCGGAAGCCGCCCGCGTGATTTTCCGCTTCGGCCTGTGGCCCGCGGCGCTCGAGCTGTGGCGCATCGCAAAGACCGATCCGCGCGCGGGACAATGGGCCGCCGCAAGCTGGCAGAACGGCCAGCTCACCATGCCCGGCCTCGAACCACTCGGCCTCCCTGCGCTTGCGGCGACGGCTCACGCGCGCGGCTTCGTCACCGGTGCGGTTGCGCACAGCTTCTCGCGCTGGGCGTGGTCGCGGGCCCGCTTCCCGCTGTCCGGCGAGCAATACCGCGCCGACATCGACGCGCTGGCGATCCGCAAAGGCAACGGCAAGTTCGAGCGGATCAACCGCACCAGCGTCAAGTTTCCGCCGACCGACAACAACCGGATCGGCACCGCCTACACCTCGATGTGCGGCACGGTCGTTCGCGTCGAGATCGAGCGCGCAACCGGGAGCTTGCGCATCGCCAAGGCCTACAGCGTGTTCGAATGCGGCACCGCGCTGGTGCCCGAGGTGGTGATGGGCCAGGCCCAGGGCGGCTTCGCCATGGGCGTCGGTTACGCGCTGCTCGAAACCCTGCCGCCGTTCGAGGGCGGTCCCGGCAACGGCGAATGGAATCTCGGGCGCTATCTGGTCGCACGCGGCTCCGACCTGCCGCTCCGCGATCTCGAGATCGAGATGCTGAAGCCGCAAACGGCAGACGAAGCGCCGAAGGGCATGGCGGAGGTCGTGATGATCCCGATCGTGCCGGCGCTGATCAACGCCATCCACGACGCTACCGGCCATCGCTTCCGCGCGCTGCCGGTCACCGCAAGCCTATTGAAGGGAGTGCTCGCGTGA
- a CDS encoding 3-carboxyethylcatechol 2,3-dioxygenase has protein sequence MSVAIVCASHTPLMYKGPASNETEQRVRTAFGRLGTFVKEFAPDYIIQFAPDHFNGFFYDLMPSFCVGAGAVSLGDWGGGTGPLDVPEKTALELIDHVRAEDFDVAVSYRMPVDHGFVQLWEAMLGDFKSIPILPIFVNAAAPPVPTYRRARQIGESVGRFAARSGKRVLFAASGGLSHDPPLPSIKDAPPEIRERLINGRNPTAEAKQAREKRVLEAGVLAEAGEGPCQPLNPDWDAQFMEILRSGQIWRADALDTDKVREVAGRGANEVLAWVAAFGAFSTGGRFKMEQEFYEAIPGWIAGMAMMAAKQAESAH, from the coding sequence ATGTCAGTCGCCATCGTCTGCGCTTCTCACACGCCTCTGATGTACAAGGGACCGGCCAGCAACGAAACCGAGCAACGCGTCCGAACCGCGTTCGGACGGCTCGGGACCTTCGTGAAGGAGTTCGCACCCGACTACATCATCCAGTTCGCTCCCGATCACTTCAACGGCTTCTTCTACGACCTGATGCCCTCGTTCTGTGTCGGTGCCGGCGCAGTCTCCCTGGGCGACTGGGGAGGCGGGACGGGACCGCTGGATGTTCCGGAGAAGACGGCGCTCGAGCTCATCGACCATGTGCGAGCCGAGGATTTCGACGTGGCGGTTTCGTATCGCATGCCGGTCGATCACGGCTTCGTCCAGTTGTGGGAGGCGATGCTCGGGGACTTCAAGTCGATCCCGATCCTGCCGATCTTCGTCAACGCCGCGGCGCCGCCCGTTCCGACTTACCGCCGCGCCCGGCAAATCGGTGAATCGGTAGGGCGGTTCGCTGCGCGTTCCGGCAAGCGAGTCTTGTTTGCCGCGTCGGGCGGACTCTCGCACGATCCGCCGCTGCCATCGATCAAGGACGCGCCGCCGGAGATCCGGGAGCGGCTGATCAATGGACGAAATCCGACCGCGGAAGCCAAGCAAGCCCGCGAGAAGCGGGTGCTCGAGGCGGGCGTTCTCGCAGAAGCGGGAGAGGGGCCGTGCCAGCCGCTCAATCCGGATTGGGATGCGCAGTTCATGGAGATCCTGCGGAGCGGCCAGATCTGGCGTGCCGACGCGCTCGACACCGACAAGGTCCGCGAAGTTGCGGGACGCGGTGCCAACGAGGTGCTCGCATGGGTCGCCGCCTTCGGCGCCTTCTCGACCGGGGGCCGCTTCAAGATGGAGCAGGAATTCTATGAGGCCATTCCGGGCTGGATCGCCGGCATGGCGATGATGGCGGCCAAACAGGCTGAAAGCGCTCACTGA
- a CDS encoding GrlR family regulatory protein: MLDGLYKVEYGVNDAFGRSIMCMHDGKLLGGNSAFAHLGSYVERDGEIIAEVITERHNDDPNYRPLMGADVASIGARGRLVGNQIRLAGSADTMPGAGFWANLTRLDDEGLPPQGTIGPGGVVNGLYAIHLRALDGVDAGLSGVMLLMDGRILGGDAFFYYLGSYSSADGRWKGEILNQEHTPAKGENPVFGGYEVGIGFSGTCTAESGELEGIALAGKRSLRLAASLKLMRRA; encoded by the coding sequence TTGCTGGACGGGCTCTACAAGGTTGAATACGGCGTCAACGATGCCTTCGGCCGCAGCATCATGTGCATGCATGACGGCAAGCTGCTGGGCGGCAATTCGGCCTTCGCGCATCTCGGAAGCTATGTCGAGCGCGACGGCGAGATCATCGCCGAAGTCATCACCGAACGGCATAACGACGATCCCAACTACAGGCCTCTGATGGGGGCTGATGTGGCCTCGATCGGCGCGCGCGGCCGGCTCGTCGGCAACCAGATCCGTCTCGCCGGCAGCGCGGACACGATGCCGGGCGCCGGTTTCTGGGCCAATCTCACGCGGCTCGACGACGAGGGGCTGCCGCCGCAGGGCACGATTGGGCCGGGCGGGGTGGTGAACGGGCTCTATGCGATCCACCTGCGCGCGCTCGACGGCGTCGATGCCGGGCTCTCCGGCGTCATGCTGCTGATGGACGGCCGCATCCTCGGCGGAGATGCGTTCTTCTACTATCTCGGCTCCTATTCCTCGGCTGACGGCCGCTGGAAGGGCGAGATCCTCAACCAGGAGCACACGCCGGCGAAAGGCGAGAACCCCGTGTTTGGCGGCTATGAGGTCGGGATCGGCTTCTCCGGCACCTGCACCGCCGAAAGCGGCGAGCTCGAAGGCATCGCACTCGCCGGCAAGCGCAGCCTGCGCTTGGCGGCCTCGCTCAAGCTGATGCGAAGGGCGTGA
- a CDS encoding ABC transporter substrate-binding protein, with amino-acid sequence MVHSSFYLSAAVCLALAAPAAAQTAGGPPTLSGGKVKVGVLTDIAGPTAMANGKGSVIAAEMAAEDFGAGLNVEVISADHQGKPDIGSQIAARWFDVEGVDVVADMQGSPIGFAVQNMAAQKSKIMLLSGSTSSDFNGKACSPLTVQWTVDTYNLAKGAAKSVIEAGGTKWYFLTVDQAYGNALTRDTSEQVKLNGGQVVGNSVFPPNTSDFASFLLTASNAGANVIAIAAASGDTVTAMKQADEFGLSSTAKIVPLQSVLTDVYAVGQKIAHDAYEVSPFYWDRTPETRAWAERFFAKAKIMPTGFHAGVYSSVAHYLKAVKATGTDDAPTVMKQMEKEHVHDFFAADGYIRADRKMIHDMYLLRVKKPGENKGAWDLYNVIQTLPGESVNRPLSESPCPLVKK; translated from the coding sequence ATGGTTCATTCAAGCTTTTATTTGTCTGCGGCCGTGTGCTTGGCTCTCGCGGCCCCTGCGGCGGCGCAAACCGCCGGCGGCCCTCCGACTCTCAGCGGAGGTAAGGTCAAGGTCGGTGTCCTGACCGACATTGCCGGTCCGACGGCCATGGCGAACGGCAAGGGCTCGGTGATCGCGGCTGAAATGGCCGCCGAGGACTTCGGCGCCGGCCTCAACGTCGAGGTGATCTCGGCCGACCATCAGGGCAAGCCCGACATCGGATCCCAGATTGCCGCACGCTGGTTCGACGTCGAGGGCGTGGACGTGGTCGCCGATATGCAGGGATCACCGATCGGCTTCGCCGTGCAGAACATGGCGGCGCAAAAGAGCAAGATCATGCTGTTGTCCGGTTCGACCTCCTCGGACTTCAACGGCAAGGCCTGCTCGCCGCTAACGGTCCAGTGGACGGTCGACACCTACAACCTCGCGAAAGGCGCCGCCAAGTCCGTGATCGAAGCCGGCGGAACGAAATGGTATTTCCTCACGGTGGATCAGGCGTACGGCAACGCCTTGACGCGCGATACGTCCGAGCAGGTCAAGCTCAACGGCGGGCAGGTGGTCGGCAACTCGGTGTTCCCGCCGAACACATCCGACTTCGCGTCGTTCCTTCTCACCGCGTCCAACGCCGGCGCCAACGTGATCGCGATCGCGGCGGCGAGCGGCGATACGGTGACCGCGATGAAGCAGGCGGATGAATTCGGTCTGAGCTCAACGGCCAAGATCGTTCCGCTTCAATCGGTGCTGACGGACGTCTACGCGGTAGGTCAGAAGATCGCGCATGATGCCTACGAGGTGTCGCCGTTCTACTGGGACCGGACGCCCGAAACGCGCGCCTGGGCCGAACGCTTCTTCGCCAAAGCCAAGATCATGCCGACCGGATTCCACGCGGGCGTCTACTCCTCGGTCGCGCACTACCTGAAGGCCGTCAAGGCCACGGGTACCGACGACGCCCCGACGGTCATGAAGCAGATGGAGAAGGAACACGTGCACGACTTCTTCGCGGCCGACGGCTACATCCGTGCCGACCGCAAGATGATCCACGACATGTACCTGCTCCGGGTCAAGAAGCCCGGCGAAAACAAGGGTGCCTGGGATCTCTACAACGTCATTCAGACGCTGCCCGGTGAGTCCGTCAACCGCCCGCTATCCGAAAGTCCGTGCCCGCTGGTGAAGAAGTAG
- a CDS encoding alpha/beta fold hydrolase translates to MSDTRPANFSSVWADLRGVSFKQHFIEAGGIRTRCIESGDPSKPLVLALHGVGGHAEAYSRNFGPHADSFWFVAIDMLGHGWTDKPAIDYQVKDYAGHVLAVLKTLDRDKAMISGESLGGWVATYLAVHRPAVVEKLVLNTAGGWTAHPQVMERLKKLSNEAASDPAWERIKTRLEFLMCDKSMVSDDLIETRRAIYAQPGFADTMKRIMCLQDMEIRRPNMITADQYRSIKAPTMVVWTSHDPTATPEEGKQIADMIPGSKFVVMNRCGHWPQFEDAEQFNRLHIEFLRTGK, encoded by the coding sequence ATGAGCGACACAAGACCAGCGAACTTCTCCAGCGTCTGGGCCGACCTGCGGGGCGTGTCCTTCAAGCAGCACTTCATCGAGGCCGGCGGAATCCGGACCCGCTGCATCGAGTCGGGCGACCCGTCCAAGCCGCTCGTCCTGGCGCTGCACGGCGTCGGGGGCCATGCAGAGGCATATTCGAGGAATTTCGGCCCTCATGCCGATAGCTTCTGGTTCGTTGCCATCGACATGCTGGGACACGGTTGGACCGACAAGCCCGCGATCGACTACCAGGTCAAGGACTACGCCGGCCACGTGCTTGCTGTCCTCAAGACCCTCGATAGGGACAAGGCGATGATCAGCGGTGAATCGCTGGGTGGATGGGTCGCGACCTATCTCGCCGTACATCGTCCCGCCGTGGTGGAGAAACTGGTCCTCAACACCGCCGGCGGTTGGACCGCGCACCCGCAGGTGATGGAACGACTGAAGAAGCTGTCGAACGAGGCTGCTTCCGATCCCGCATGGGAGCGGATCAAGACACGCCTCGAATTCCTGATGTGCGACAAGAGCATGGTCTCGGACGATCTCATCGAGACCCGTCGTGCGATCTACGCGCAGCCGGGATTCGCCGACACGATGAAGCGGATCATGTGTCTGCAGGACATGGAAATCCGCCGACCGAACATGATCACCGCCGACCAGTACCGGTCGATCAAGGCTCCGACCATGGTCGTGTGGACCTCGCATGATCCGACCGCCACGCCGGAGGAAGGCAAGCAGATCGCGGACATGATTCCGGGTTCGAAATTCGTCGTCATGAACCGCTGCGGCCACTGGCCTCAGTTCGAGGACGCGGAGCAGTTCAATCGCCTCCACATCGAATTCCTCCGGACCGGCAAGTAA
- a CDS encoding (2Fe-2S)-binding protein — protein MTTLSLAINGQKHGPMDVRDDLSMNDFLREMLGMTGTKFGCGAAQCLSCAVIVDAPDGTSTTSPTCVAPAVNFDGKSIRTVEGHSRDGELSTLQKAFIAHFAFQCGYCTAGFLNEGQVLLERLSRAPVAREALEQTIADALDGHLCRCTGYIKYHEAVRDVILADSKRYLMATK, from the coding sequence GTGACGACCCTCAGCCTCGCCATCAACGGCCAGAAGCACGGCCCGATGGACGTCCGCGATGATCTCTCGATGAACGATTTTCTGCGCGAGATGCTGGGCATGACCGGCACCAAGTTCGGCTGCGGCGCCGCGCAATGCCTGAGCTGCGCCGTCATCGTCGACGCCCCCGACGGCACCAGCACCACCAGCCCGACCTGCGTCGCGCCCGCGGTGAATTTCGACGGCAAGTCGATCCGCACCGTCGAGGGGCACTCGAGGGACGGCGAGCTCTCGACCCTGCAAAAGGCCTTCATCGCGCATTTCGCCTTTCAGTGCGGCTATTGCACCGCCGGCTTCCTCAATGAGGGTCAGGTCTTGCTGGAGCGCCTGTCGCGGGCACCGGTCGCGCGCGAAGCACTGGAGCAGACCATCGCGGATGCGCTCGACGGTCATCTCTGTCGCTGCACCGGCTACATCAAATATCACGAGGCGGTACGCGACGTGATCCTCGCCGACTCGAAGCGCTACCTCATGGCCACCAAGTGA
- a CDS encoding IclR family transcriptional regulator C-terminal domain-containing protein translates to MHRSVRALSRGLALINELNASGPSNVVQLAKRTGLNRTTCYRLLDTLREDGYVTFNETNALFGLTSQVRTLSEGVSSRDLSSQAALPAMFGLLDGVSWPSDFGVFELGSVLIRESTHPFSPFSVHRSMVGRRRSLVRSALGKAILAASAPALRREMLDLTASLVEEDAALAKDRRFIEDILSQTKKDGYASSVGGSEAGISAIALAIPGGGPVLGSLNLIFFSSSMTPEAAAKKYLPNMRAAVKEIERRWSTANKARGKVS, encoded by the coding sequence ATGCACCGCAGCGTAAGGGCACTTTCCCGTGGCTTGGCGCTGATCAACGAGCTCAATGCAAGCGGCCCATCCAACGTCGTACAGCTCGCAAAGCGGACAGGACTCAACCGTACCACCTGCTATCGTCTGCTCGATACGCTGCGCGAAGATGGCTACGTGACCTTTAACGAGACGAATGCCTTGTTCGGCTTGACGTCCCAAGTACGCACCTTGAGCGAAGGCGTGTCTTCACGGGATCTATCGAGCCAGGCGGCACTGCCCGCGATGTTCGGCCTACTGGATGGCGTCTCCTGGCCAAGCGACTTCGGAGTGTTCGAACTCGGGTCGGTACTTATTCGGGAAAGCACACATCCCTTCAGTCCGTTCTCCGTTCATCGGTCCATGGTCGGACGGAGGAGATCCTTGGTGCGCAGCGCTCTTGGAAAAGCCATCCTGGCTGCCTCCGCGCCTGCTCTGCGACGAGAGATGCTGGACCTCACCGCATCACTCGTTGAGGAGGACGCGGCTTTGGCGAAGGACCGTCGTTTCATCGAGGACATTCTCTCACAGACGAAAAAGGACGGTTACGCCTCGTCCGTCGGTGGATCGGAGGCGGGCATCAGCGCGATCGCGCTGGCCATTCCGGGGGGCGGCCCCGTCCTCGGCAGCCTGAATCTGATTTTCTTCTCGTCGTCGATGACGCCGGAGGCCGCCGCCAAAAAGTATCTGCCCAACATGCGGGCGGCGGTGAAGGAAATCGAGCGGCGGTGGTCCACGGCAAACAAGGCGCGCGGAAAAGTCTCTTGA
- a CDS encoding 2-keto-4-pentenoate hydratase codes for MNQQTKHGELAARIRAAYAGTPIAPIRTQLAELDVDTAYAIQQENTAHWEKEGRRVVGSKIGLTSRAVQKQLGVDRPDFGVLFADMIVGEDEPVAAVRVLQPKIEAEVAFLVDRDIEIETPTVADVVRAVAYAMPALEIVGSRINNWDIGIVDTVADNASSGLFVLGGPVRRLDGLDLRALQMQMTRKDEVVSKGTGAACLGNPLNAMAWLAGELARRKRPLRAGDVVLSGALGPMVPVDPGDAFEANIAGLGTVSARFA; via the coding sequence ATGAACCAGCAAACCAAGCACGGCGAACTCGCCGCCCGGATCCGCGCGGCTTACGCCGGCACCCCGATCGCGCCTATCCGGACGCAACTTGCCGAGCTTGACGTCGATACGGCCTATGCCATCCAGCAGGAGAACACTGCGCACTGGGAAAAGGAGGGGCGGCGCGTTGTCGGAAGCAAGATCGGATTGACCTCCCGTGCGGTCCAGAAGCAGCTCGGCGTCGATCGCCCCGACTTCGGCGTACTCTTCGCCGACATGATCGTGGGAGAAGACGAGCCTGTCGCCGCGGTACGCGTCCTGCAGCCGAAGATCGAGGCGGAAGTAGCCTTCTTAGTCGACCGCGATATCGAGATCGAAACGCCGACCGTGGCCGACGTCGTGCGGGCAGTGGCCTATGCGATGCCCGCCCTCGAGATCGTCGGCAGCCGTATCAACAATTGGGATATCGGGATCGTCGATACCGTCGCCGACAACGCTTCGTCCGGGCTCTTCGTTCTTGGAGGGCCCGTCCGGCGGCTGGATGGCTTGGACCTCCGCGCCCTCCAGATGCAGATGACGAGGAAGGACGAGGTCGTCTCGAAGGGGACGGGCGCCGCCTGCCTCGGCAATCCGCTTAACGCGATGGCCTGGCTCGCCGGCGAGCTGGCGCGTCGCAAGCGGCCACTGCGTGCCGGCGACGTCGTTCTCTCTGGAGCGCTTGGACCGATGGTGCCCGTGGATCCGGGCGACGCATTCGAGGCCAACATTGCCGGGCTCGGGACCGTTTCGGCACGATTCGCCTAG
- a CDS encoding FAD-dependent monooxygenase, translating to MAYETDVLIIGAGPTGSTTALALGNCGVRSHIVSRGNWMADSPRAHITNQRANEVFRDLGIADDVARYASPWELMGDTTFTTSLAGSELIRMRTWGTGDDRRGDYLRASPCGMVDIIQPLLEPILFQKAAEKGATFAFNTEYVRHEQDADGVTATLRDRLDGREYTIRARYMVGADGARSMVVDHLGLPIEGQMARAGTVYTIFNADLSRYSKHRPSILNWIVTPDASFGEIGMGLLRAVHPWTQWIAGWGFDISKGEPDLAPEAIIPKIKVLIGDPSVDIDIVRTSIWYVNQAYVTQYSKGRVFCGGDAVHRHPPSSGLGNNTCVQDSHNLGWKLAYAVKGWAGPKLLESYSQERAPVGKQIVLRANQSRLDYAPLNACFRVPGAENPVAAGIARFRDPGPDGVAARKAAQAALDLKQTEFNAQGTEMNQRYVSSAVIPDVGGEPEQWRRDRGLYNQPTSRPGAKIPHAWLVDRDGLRVSTLDVTGKGLFTVVTGLVGVAWKEAALRLDLPFLRVVVTGSPEAQDLYCEWQRIREIEEAGVLLVRPDGVVAWRDMEGTSDPGEAVDRLTAAIRRVLDVSDLSAIPREKPQPPSKPSGTPLFA from the coding sequence ATGGCATACGAAACAGACGTGCTCATCATCGGCGCCGGGCCAACGGGCTCGACGACCGCTCTGGCGCTCGGCAATTGCGGCGTTCGCAGTCACATCGTGTCGCGCGGCAACTGGATGGCAGACAGCCCGCGGGCCCACATCACCAACCAGCGCGCCAATGAGGTCTTCCGCGATCTCGGGATCGCGGACGACGTCGCCAGGTACGCGAGCCCCTGGGAGCTGATGGGCGACACGACCTTCACGACAAGCCTGGCCGGCTCCGAGCTGATCCGGATGCGGACATGGGGGACCGGAGACGATCGCCGCGGCGATTACCTGCGTGCCAGTCCGTGCGGAATGGTCGATATCATCCAGCCACTGCTCGAGCCCATCCTGTTCCAGAAGGCGGCCGAGAAGGGTGCGACCTTCGCATTCAACACCGAGTATGTCCGTCATGAGCAGGATGCGGACGGCGTAACGGCGACGCTGCGAGATCGCCTGGATGGGCGTGAGTACACCATTCGCGCACGCTACATGGTCGGCGCGGACGGCGCTCGATCCATGGTGGTGGACCATCTCGGGCTTCCGATCGAAGGCCAGATGGCGCGCGCCGGCACCGTCTACACCATCTTCAACGCAGATCTGTCCAGGTACAGCAAACATCGGCCGAGCATCCTGAACTGGATCGTCACTCCGGACGCGAGCTTCGGGGAGATTGGCATGGGGCTGCTGCGGGCCGTGCATCCGTGGACGCAGTGGATCGCCGGTTGGGGCTTCGATATCAGCAAGGGCGAGCCGGACCTCGCGCCGGAAGCGATCATTCCGAAGATCAAGGTGCTGATCGGCGACCCTTCGGTCGACATCGACATCGTGAGAACCTCGATCTGGTACGTCAACCAGGCCTACGTGACCCAGTATTCGAAGGGTAGGGTGTTCTGCGGCGGCGACGCGGTCCACCGGCATCCGCCGTCGAGCGGGCTCGGCAACAACACATGCGTACAGGACAGTCACAACCTCGGTTGGAAGCTTGCGTACGCCGTGAAGGGTTGGGCCGGTCCGAAGCTTCTGGAAAGCTACTCGCAGGAGCGGGCGCCGGTCGGAAAGCAGATCGTGCTGCGCGCCAACCAGTCCCGGCTCGACTATGCCCCGCTGAACGCATGCTTCCGCGTGCCGGGCGCCGAGAATCCGGTCGCCGCCGGCATCGCGCGTTTTCGCGATCCGGGCCCGGATGGCGTCGCGGCCCGGAAGGCGGCGCAGGCCGCGCTTGATCTCAAGCAGACGGAATTCAATGCCCAGGGTACCGAGATGAACCAGCGGTACGTATCCTCGGCCGTGATTCCCGACGTCGGCGGCGAGCCAGAGCAATGGCGGCGAGATCGCGGCCTCTACAATCAGCCAACGTCGCGCCCGGGTGCCAAGATCCCGCATGCGTGGCTCGTCGATCGCGACGGCTTGCGGGTGTCGACCCTCGACGTGACGGGTAAGGGCCTCTTTACCGTCGTGACGGGCCTCGTTGGCGTCGCATGGAAGGAAGCGGCACTGCGCCTTGACCTCCCGTTTCTCCGGGTCGTCGTGACGGGCTCGCCCGAAGCGCAGGACCTCTATTGCGAGTGGCAGCGCATTCGCGAGATCGAGGAAGCTGGAGTTCTTCTTGTTCGCCCCGATGGTGTGGTCGCCTGGCGCGACATGGAGGGGACTTCGGACCCCGGAGAAGCCGTGGACCGGCTGACCGCTGCGATACGGAGGGTCCTCGATGTTTCGGACCTTTCGGCGATCCCGCGCGAGAAGCCGCAGCCGCCATCGAAGCCCAGCGGCACCCCGCTCTTCGCCTGA